Proteins from a single region of candidate division WOR-3 bacterium:
- a CDS encoding PQQ-binding-like beta-propeller repeat protein, whose product MKNLPQIILFAGLLFMVCGRNKNPGVPSITGPTEVFVGEEDTFFLSAVDPDEDSLSYLIDWGDGNFTRWSDYYASGDTGSFAHRFATESLYYLKAIAKDLNGDTSDWSPLLAIEVLSELQLKWLFTASGVELWSEPPAIGYDGTIYVVLEWRLYALDPFGNQKWSYYVADHPITSPAIGADGTIYVGVGSGEFVALNTDGSIKWSYPAPSPTGGAIGIDGTIYFGSADSCLYALNPDGTLKWRYKADAKVNATPIINSNGNIHFPAGDGYYYAVSPGGDLIWKTKITSDASWWHTAGAISSDGTIFTIPNGQGIYAIKSDGSIKWHLPIEVDFPSINSPVIGPDGTIYIAGKDSLFAISQNSSIIWTHQGESSGTPMVTSDGSIIVPMQSEIYLFTNIGRARSKTKITYRYSRSYIGYAPTIDNNGTIYDIGYKERSATLFAIQGRDSLALSSWPMYQHDPQHTGRVD is encoded by the coding sequence ATGAAGAATTTACCCCAAATTATCCTTTTTGCAGGCTTGTTGTTTATGGTATGTGGTAGGAATAAAAATCCTGGGGTTCCTTCTATCACCGGACCAACTGAAGTTTTTGTTGGTGAAGAGGATACATTCTTCCTCAGTGCGGTAGACCCTGATGAAGATTCATTAAGTTATTTAATAGATTGGGGTGATGGAAATTTTACAAGATGGTCTGATTATTATGCCAGTGGTGATACCGGTTCATTTGCCCATCGGTTTGCAACTGAAAGCCTTTACTATCTGAAGGCAATCGCCAAGGATTTAAATGGTGATACATCTGACTGGTCGCCTCTCTTAGCGATTGAAGTTCTTTCTGAATTGCAACTGAAGTGGTTATTTACTGCTTCAGGGGTTGAGCTTTGGTCTGAACCACCGGCAATTGGTTATGATGGCACAATCTATGTTGTCCTTGAGTGGCGACTTTATGCCCTTGACCCGTTCGGCAATCAAAAGTGGTCATACTATGTTGCAGATCATCCTATCACAAGTCCCGCAATCGGTGCGGATGGCACAATCTATGTTGGAGTGGGTAGTGGAGAATTTGTGGCACTCAATACCGATGGCTCAATAAAGTGGAGTTATCCTGCACCTTCACCTACCGGCGGGGCAATCGGAATAGACGGCACAATATACTTCGGTTCAGCTGATTCCTGCCTTTATGCATTAAACCCTGATGGAACCCTCAAGTGGAGATATAAAGCAGATGCAAAGGTTAATGCTACTCCGATAATAAATTCAAATGGTAATATTCACTTCCCAGCGGGTGATGGCTATTATTATGCAGTTTCTCCGGGCGGAGACCTGATTTGGAAAACAAAAATCACCTCAGATGCCAGCTGGTGGCACACCGCAGGAGCAATTTCTTCAGATGGAACGATTTTTACCATTCCAAATGGACAAGGAATCTATGCAATAAAATCAGATGGTTCAATCAAGTGGCATCTGCCCATTGAAGTTGATTTCCCATCTATAAATTCGCCGGTGATTGGTCCGGATGGAACAATCTATATTGCCGGCAAAGACAGTCTCTTTGCGATTTCACAGAATAGTAGCATAATCTGGACTCATCAAGGTGAATCATCTGGAACACCGATGGTCACTTCTGATGGTTCAATTATTGTGCCAATGCAATCCGAGATATATCTCTTTACCAATATAGGCAGGGCAAGGAGCAAGACAAAGATTACATACAGATATTCCCGCAGTTACATTGGCTATGCACCGACTATAGATAATAATGGCACAATCTATGATATTGGTTATAAAGAACGGTCCGCTACACTCTTTGCAATCCAGGGTAGAGACTCTCTTGCCCTAT